From a single Lacerta agilis isolate rLacAgi1 chromosome 3, rLacAgi1.pri, whole genome shotgun sequence genomic region:
- the LGALSL gene encoding galectin-related protein: MAGSVAERDAVKIEDGHLNNSLGSPVQAEVYFPRLIVPFCGHIKGGMRPGKKILVMGIVDLNPESFDISLTCGDSEDPPADVAIELKAIFSDRQFLRNSCVSGEWGEEQSSLPYFPFIPDQPFRVEILCEHPRFRIFVDGHQLFDFYHRIEKLSAIDTIKINGDLQLTKLG, encoded by the exons ATGGCGGGGTCGGTGGCAGAGAGGGACGCGGTG AAAATAGAAGACGGGCATTTGAACAACTCATTGGGATCTCCTGTGCAAGCAGAAGTGTATTTTCCACGCCTG ATTGTCCCATTCTGTGGGCACATCAAAGGAGGAATGAGGCCCGGCAAGAAAATCTTGGTAATGGGCATTGTGGATCTCAACCCAGAGAG TTTTGACATCAGTCTCACATGTGGGGACTCAGAGGATCCTCCTGCTGACGTAGCTATTGAACTGAAAGCCATATTCTCGGACAGACAGTTTCTCAGGAATTCTTGTGTATCTGGTGAATGGGGAGAAGAACAATCATCTCTTCCTTACTTTCCATTTATTCCAGACCAGCCCTTTAGG GTTGAAATACTTTGTGAACACCCTCGTTTTAGAATATTCGTGGATGGACACCAGCTTTTTGATTTTTACCACCGCATTGAGAAGTTGTCAGCTATTGATACGATAAAGATAAATGGAGATCTCCAACTTACTAAACTTGGTTGA